TGCATATTTATGTCCAGCTGCAAACAGAAAATCACTTTGAAGGTCAATAAGCAGGAAAAGGTATACGCGGaaatcaattccataaaaaGAAAGCTAATAAGGAAGTTTCTTGACTTGTGCACTTGAGGAAGTATTTTTGATACTCACAATGCTCAGATTATAATTGTTAATTGCAAGAAAAGGGACAATTATGAACCAGAAGACGCAATCCGTGAGCACAACTGCACCTGCATTCATCTGCAATGAGGAGAAGGAAGCACTGTAAGTTTAACCAAGATTCTCAGCACATGAAATGGCCACATAATACATCGTTTCAGAACATCGACCATGTTCATGACTGATAAGTTTGCGCCTGAAAGAGTTCCTTAGCCTTCTTTAGATTCGGTAGCATCATGAAAAGACAAGGACTATGTCACCGAGAAGTGACGACAATGATAACAGAAGAATTAAACATCAATTACTATTAAAATGAAACCATGGGGAATTCACCTGGAACATTATTTGAAAGAGGTAACCCCAAATATTTGCTTTTTTACGAGCATCATGCTGGAGTGAATTCTTGGCCATGCTTATTTCAATGGAATTGTCCCTTGGTTCTGAAGCAGCATAGCTTCCTCGCTCTGAATCAACCTCCACATTGCCAACCTTCTCACCAGCAGATCTATTGTGATATTCGTAGCATCCATAAAAGGACAGCAACGATCCAAGCTACATATGGTGGTTGAAAATCATGTCACACTTCTAACGAATACTGTATCGTCAGCTGAGACTCAATAAGAAACTTGTGCTAAAAATCAGTGATCTGATAATAGCTATGCAGAGAGAGTGACAACATACCCCAAAATAGATGGTGATCAGTGTAAAAGTCCACCTgtttaaacaacaaaaacagGTCCTTAGTCTCAGTAAATCGACCTCCTAATTACATACTCATGTAAAATTTATTAGTCACAGACAGAAATACAGAGAACCGATCCAAGAACATATTGCAATATTAGGAAACAAACAGTGCTTGTGTAGACAGAGAGAATCCGCATAAAGAAGTATTGTGGTCATTTATTATATTCTTGCTGTTTCTAACCCTTCAGTTAGCGGCAACTCATAAAAGTTAATCTGATTTAAGTTATTTTTGTGGACATTTACCTATTAACAGACCTCTCAAAGTCAAGCAATGGCTTAAATTGTGCAGACTTGAGTTTTTCATATAAGGAAATTTAGTATTGGCAAGGAAAACCAAtgaacaacataaaaaaaacaCAGATGTTACGCTTGCAGCCGACCATGGTTGATTGGCAAGAAGATGACTTACTGGGTATAGTAGTAAAATACGCTTCCTCCATTGAGAAACGAAGCAACGATGAGCATTAGCAAGAGCACAATGAAAGCCACGACTCGGAAAGCTAGTAACCAAGCAGGGTGGACTCCTTTAAGACATGGCCTCCAAGTTTCATCATCATACAGAGTTCCTGGAGTTTCTTGTTCTGTATCTCTATCACGGCAATCTGCTTTGCCGAAATCTTCATGTCTCCATATAAGAACCAGGGAAAAGACCATAGAAATAGAGACCCAAAGAGCACAGAGCAAGACCCTCCAGTTCAACCAGTAACTTGCAGAGGCTGTGTTGCCACTAACATTTGGCTTGTAAGAGTTATCTGGAGATGATGTTAGAAAACTCATCTTCCGAACTTCGTCTTCTAACAACTGTTCACTTGCTCGAGAGTTGGAAGAAAAAGTTGGTTTTGTTCCTAGATTACAAGGAAAGCAAATATAGAGCAATTCGGGATGAATGAGAGctgattccaaaaaaaaaaaaaaaaatgaaagaatgatTTCTGGGTTCGAACAGATTGGTCTGAAAGATCGAAAAAGGGAAGGAATGAACAAAAGAAACACCCCACAAGAGCTTGACAGGATAATAAGAACTCCACTAGAgcgaaaatctttttgaaagaagaacctgaaatttaaaacaaaaaggcaaaaaaatgaTTCTCGGAAAATGGAGAATTTCGCAGCTGATGTGCAACACG
The nucleotide sequence above comes from Eucalyptus grandis isolate ANBG69807.140 chromosome 2, ASM1654582v1, whole genome shotgun sequence. Encoded proteins:
- the LOC104418060 gene encoding uncharacterized protein LOC104418060 encodes the protein MSFLTSSPDNSYKPNVSGNTASASYWLNWRVLLCALWVSISMVFSLVLIWRHEDFGKADCRDRDTEQETPGTLYDDETWRPCLKGVHPAWLLAFRVVAFIVLLLMLIVASFLNGGSVFYYYTQWTFTLITIYFGLGSLLSFYGCYEYHNRSAGEKVGNVEVDSERGSYAASEPRDNSIEISMAKNSLQHDARKKANIWGYLFQIMFQMNAGAVVLTDCVFWFIIVPFLAINNYNLSILDINMHSINVILLIGDTALNCLRFPLFRIGYFFMWTIIYVIFQWMLHAFVNIWWPYPFLDLSSSYAPLWYVSVALMHFPCHGIFALVIKLKHFLLLKWFPQSYQCPR